ATAAAACAATCATtactcaaataatttaaaaatctacaaaagACACAAGAGCTCCGACACTGGGgatgggattgggggggggggtgcttgttCATGGCTTGTCTGGTACATTGTATGTGGATAAACACTCCCACAGCAAACCAGCCCTATGTAATTAGAAGAAAACACACCCACCAAGAGACTGGGAACTGGGCTCCATCAACACACGCAGGGCTTGGAAGCTGTTGCTTGTCTCCTGGGAGCGGTGAGGCAGCAAAGCCAGACACAGTCTGTCCCTGCCCatcctccctcgctcccttccTGTGCCCAGTCCAGAGCCACGGGCTATGGTGAGATACGGTTCTCAGTGCAGTTAGGCAGTGGGGTGGTCCCAGGCACTGGCAGTTCATGGCTACTATGCCCAGGGCCTCAGGCTGTCACAAGATTGCACACTGCAGTTTGTGAGTGCCAGTGGCCCTGTCTCCacgccattttgttttctttttcttcttctggcttttctcTGGAATCTGTTGCCTGTTGAACAACGAAGAGAAGTTAGACAACGTCAGAACaagcctttcccttcctctgtcctctctctgtgactCCTGGGTCTCTGACTGTCCTAGCTAGGATGGAAGGACAGCTTGAGGGTGCTGCTGCCTTCGCCACCTAAGGACACCAGGCCGTGTGGCATCTCCTGGTGCAAAAGGACTAGAAAGTTAGGGAAGGAAAAGCAAGAATCCTCTGACTGTGGAAATCAAATAGTGACTAGATTTTATTGTAAGCCCCTTATGCTTTATAATGGAGttggcttcttcttctcctcctcctcctcttccacttcctcctcttcctcttcctcctccttcttcatattttatatagataaCTGGCCATGTGGGTGCAAATGTCTTTCACGTGTTTTCTGTTAACGTTCGCTAGGCCTGAAGGTTGCCTTTGGTGCCACAGGCCCATAAGCAATACATGGCAGCACATCCAACAGCCAATTCAAACACAGCGTGAGGGCTGCACGGAGGAATAAAGCTGGGGAGCATGTGGGGGCGTATGCAGGGGTGTGTGCACCTGGTAGGGGACCAAGAGGTGGTAAAAAAGACGTAGCATTACAGGCCTGGGTCTGAGTCATAGCTGACCAACAGCCTCTGAGTCACCCACATAAGGCACGGAGGACAGGAGTTTGACTGTCAGGAACGTTAAAGGTTTAGGAAACCCAATGGATGATGGCCGGGAACACAGCCAGAAGGCGCCTTCAGTCATCCGACATGGAgtaaagttttaaagaaatgttcatgagTCTGTTCTCAAGTCGGCCTGCACTTGAAGACTCACAGGCTAGGGGGTCTGAGGAGACACATGCACAATGTCTCTGGAATTTGAATCCAGAAACCATACTTGGCTGTTTTGGGGCACTGCCTCTCCAGGATTCTAGTATCAGGGCAGAGGTAGAAAGAGGGATCTGCTCTTTGGTGTGTTGGATATGTTGAAAGCTTGGGGTTCTGAGGTATCAGGACCCCCTGATCTCCACAAAAGTGCCTGCACCCTCTACCCACCCCTCTGCTTGTACCTGGAGGCAGTGCAGAGGTGGGGCAAAGGACAGGGTGTGGGAAAAGGAAAGAGTTACCAGGAATGCCAAACCAGGCTTGGAACTACTTCAGCTTCTGGCCCAGCACAGGAGTTGTATTCCAGTTACGCTATGGCTTGTCCCTTTCCACAGAAGAGGCTGTTGCCAGGGAGGGGCACAGCTGTCAGGGAGGGTTCCGTGCTTACCTAATTACTCTAACGAGGTCATGGAAGGCTTTATCCACGTTGAGAGGTGGGTCCTTGGCACTGGTTTCTATATATGGGATCTGGAAGGCAAAGCTCATCTTGGTCAACCTGGCACCGTGACCCACAAGGCcctcttccatttttaaaacatatactccaagccaggaggtggtggcgcacacctttaatgccagcactcgggaggtagaggcaggcggatctctgtgaattggaggccagcctggtcaacagagctaGCTCTAGATCAGCCAGGGGTGcccagagaaaccaaaaccaaactgtaCCCTCTAGAGGGTCTGTGGACCCgacagacccccacccccatacacacacaaggcTCTATCTAGGGCACCTTGCCTTGTAAGGCTGGAGAATTTTGCTAATGGCTTCCCTAGCTCCCTCTTGTTCTCTAGTCACAGAGATACTTAATAGCTCCCTAAAATAGAATCCAAAGAGTCTTTTTATACTCAAGAGCAAATCACTTCATTCCTCACACTTAGGAAGACTATGTTCTTCATTCCTCTTTCAggggtgacctctgaccttttcCCTGGGCTCCTCCAGAGTAAACTTGAGTGGGAAAGGCTTGAGGAGAGGTACGTGTGAGAAGAACTCTGGACCTGGGTCACTCTGGTCTCTTACTCCCAGCTCTCCAGGCAACCCCGCTCTAGTTTGCTCTGTGTCTATAAACCTGGGAGCTTGGCCATGTTGACCCAAGGATGCTACTGCGATAGTCTCTCAGCTGATGGGAAGTGGCACGTGGGAGCTGGGGCTGACAGGACCTCATGGGCAGTGCCGGCACCAAACCCTGGATGGGCAGAGTGGAGCAAAGGCTCTGGGAGGATGAGGTACAGTTCTAGGTCCTATGGTAGGGTGCACCAGAGACCCATGGAGTGCTCATCCCTCCACACACAGGGCTTGAGAGCTCAGGAAAACATGCCCTGGCCTCCCGGACGTGAAAGAAGGAAGCCGGCAGAGGTTAGACCGAAGGACTTTGCAACGTCTCTTGACTTTAATTTTTCCTGATCACAAAATGAGTGCCTTCTATTCTAATACATTTAGAGAAGCTAAGTACGGTGAAGAAAATAAGTCATTTGTTTGTTAAATGCATGTGGAGGGTGGCAGAGCAAGCTGTGGTGTTACAGCAGTCAGTGGGAAGCTTTGCCCAGGACACACAGGGCTCAGCATCCCTAAGTTACCATCCTGTGAGGTTAGATGTTCACACGCTGCAGTGGCTTCAAGCAGAGGTCTTGCTGTagtgcagagacacacaaaggGCCCAGCTTCAGcctttgacatttttgtttgagCCTCTGATAACTCTGAGAGGACAGCGCCCTCCACCGTGGGATGGCTGTTTGGTTTCCCACCTCCCTATTTCTGCCTTTGCTGAATTAACCCTCAGAGGCAGGCGCCAGTtcagtgctgggcatggggcGGGCTCAGTGAACAGAGCTGATGTCAGAGATTTAGTGTCACTAGGTGCTAGCCCCTGAGCAGGAAGAGCTATCTATCACCTTTGCACAGCCCAGTGCTGGATACGTGCCACCTCCGGCAGAGCAATCCTCAGCCAGGAGTGCCCCGAATACCACAGATTCCAGGCCACTCTGAAGGCAGTGGTCCATGCCACGACCCCAGTGCCTCTTATGGCTTCAAAGAATGCATTCTCACTGGCCTCCTGCTTGTTTCAAATAATATCCCCTCACATTGTGCTGGTGACCTCTCTTTGGAGCCTAGTTGCTCATTAGGAGGCTTTGGTCCCATTttcaaagaccacacacacacacacacacacacacacacacacacacacacacacacacgcaaacctACGTTGTGTTTGGTCgccatttcttttccttgctcCCTGGTGATTTTCCTCAGATGCATCAAATCCACCTTATTGGCCACGAGGATCATTGGGAATGACTCCCTGGGAAACAGAACAGGAGCCAAGTGAGATGTATCCTTTCCCACCATCAGCTCAAGGTGCCGTTGAGCCAGGCCACCCCCCCCAGAAATTCCCTGGGGGCCTCTTCCTTTCCGGAGGAGACAAAGACGAGGGCCAGAAGGAACCTGGGCTCTATTGCAAGGCTGAGGCTGCTGGTGTGAGGTCCTGGCTTCTCAGACACGCCCCTCAGTTCTACCGTGCTCTGATGTACAAACTGCAGGGTTTGTCGTGAGTCCTGCAGCTGTCAGTCAGGACCCATGAAGGGCACCAGGGACAGGGGCTGGCACCGCACAAATGGCAGCAGCAAATGAGAAGGGATCCCAGAAGAGGAAGTGTAGGATGGAGGGGCATGCCCCATAAGCATCTTATTGAAAGCAGTGAGCCGAACAAAACATTAGCCCACCGAAACTGAGGCAGTATTggatattttcatattaaaaacacCTGtgatttcaaacaaacaaaaatactaccttttatttctttgattagCAAGTAAATTAAGATTTCCCACCACTGAACACTAAGGGAGGCTCTTTGAGGTCCATATATTCATGAGCGGCACCACACGAATCACTTGCAGCTTACTCTGGGTGAATGTGTCCCCTGCTGGGGTGACGTtagctgcctttcttcctgtggAATAGCTATTGACTGGGTTGCTCTGTCTTTATAGGGATCTAATCTAAGCTTGCTGTTTTCCTTCattgaatttttcctttgcattGCTTCTCTGACTGGCAGTATGAGACGGCCTTAAAACAGTCACTGGGTGATTTAAACTATGTTATAGAGTGAGAAGGAAAGCCTTTAACTAGAGACTTGTAAACCTTGGGGTCGAATGCAACTTAACCAATTTCAATGTGTTCTGGAGGGGaaatccactctttttttttcccgcATAATGCAATTTTGTGAAATTTGGAGTTGGAAGACAATGATGTTGCCAATGATTCTTTGATGGAGGGATAGTTTATGAAGATGGAAGGAGCATATGACGTAAAGCCTTGGGGGCAGCTTAAGGACAGGGCCAGGAGAGACCTTCGAGCAGTGGTCCCCAACCtccctaatgctatgaccctttaatacttTAAAGTGCTGACCCCTaaccatacatttatttttgttgctactttataactgtaattttgctactgttgtgactcataatgtaaacatATGATATGTGAGACCcccctccaaaggggtcatgacccacaggttgagaagtgctGCTTTAGAGAAATCtgttggggcgggggcgggagagaaaaggagagggagggtgggggaaatGGGGTGCTGTGCCTCAATAAGCCAGGAACGGAAGTAGGGAGGCCCTGTCTACTGCCCTCACCTGTCCTTGACACGCAGTATGAGCTGGTGGAAGCGGTCCACGTGCTCGAAGCTGGCCTTGTCAGTGACGGAGTAGACGATGAGGAAGCCGTCCCCTGTGCGCATGTATTGTTCTCGCATGGCGCTGAACTCCTCCTGCCCAGCTGTGTCCAGAACTGGAGAGGAATGAGGTCACTCAGGGGCTGCCCGTGATCCCACTGGAGCCACCACAGACAGTAGATCCCCAGGCTACTGCTGCGGCTCTCCCCACAGTGTCTCAGTCCCAGCTGCTGTCCTCCTGTGAGGACTTCCCGCCACCTCAGAGGCTGCTTCTGTGTAAGGCTCTTCCTGGTTCATCCCAACCTCCGTGCTCAGCAGACCTCTGCCCTATGGCCTCAGGACAAGCCTCATGAAATGAGAAATCAATTTTTGCATGTCTCTCTGGGGAACCCCACAGCTAGGCTTAGATTCATGGGTTTAAGCCCTTACAAACTGGGGTTCTCTGGGGTGTGCCCGGCACTCTGCGCCTCCATTTCCTCCTTCACATATATGGAAACAGGGTCTCCACCTTGAAGCTCTCAGGTGGGGAGAATTCCAAAGTAACCAGCCCCGTCAGGAGGACCTCTTTAAGCCCTCTGTGGACAGACACCATGTTGTTCTTGGCAGAGGAGTAGAGCTCAGAAGTGAAGTCCACATCCTAGGACGGGAATGGCAGGAAAGGGCATCTGGGGGCAGGAATCAGGTGTCATTGAGGAGGGCCACTGCAGCCTCCAGCCACCCTCATCACTCCCACTGCACGGACCCCAGAAACTCGATGTTCCTTCCCTGGTGTATACTGCTCCTGTCTAGTTGAGACCCAACCTCAAAAGTACCCGCATCAAATTTAAGTAACTAAAGGAATGTGCGGCTAGGCAATTTTGTCCATTCATTGAAGAAACATCTGAGTGCCTGCGCCGTGCCAGGCAGGCTGTAGGCCCTTTGGTTACAGGGTAAATGAGGGCAAAACCCAGCAGTGAAGCAGACAAACAATTGAGCGGTTGATATAACTTTACCAGAGTTCAAGGGTCAATCTAATGAGGCCAAAGGTGGCTGCAGGCTTTGTTGCCATTCTGGATAGGTCAAGAAGCTACCTCTCAGTAGGCGACCTTTGAGCAATGACTAAACGCGAGAGGGATCAGAGCCACGTGACCTGGGGAACAACATTCCAGCAGAGGGAATACCCCAAAAACTCAGAGGTAGAGGTGCGGGCCAACACCTCATGGGCCCGGGATAGCCAGCAGGTCACGAGAGTGTGTTGCCCtatgctcttcctcttcctgtacgTGATAAGGCCCAGTGGAGAATGTGGGCAAAGAATGACACAATCCAGAGGACACTGTGCAAAGGCTAGTGCAATGCTAGTGCAGTGCTAGTGCAATGCTAGTGCAGTGCTAGTGCAATGCTAGTGCAGTGCTAGTGCAATGCTAGTGCAGTGCTAGTGCAATGCTAGTGCAGTGCTAGTGCAATGCCAGTGCAATGCCAGGGCAATGCTAGGGCATCAGGGGACAAGCCACCAATGAGAGCAGGGAACTAGTTAAGAGGTTCACAGTAATCCAGGCAAGCCATGATGGACAGTGGCTGGACCACGCTGGGAAGAGAAGTGACCGGATGCTGAACACTCTCTAAGACACAGCTGCACTGAAGATGCTGCTGGGCCCTGAGCTGAGCAACTGAGGGTGGAGAACacgaggaggaagagagagtctGTGGGCTCAGCTTCGCACACAAGCTGCCGAGCCTGGCAGACCACATGCAATACCTCGAATCAGACCCTGAGAAGAGCAGAGGTAAGAGATTCTCATATAGAATTACCGGTGGGCGGGTGGCAAGGAATCTGAGGACCCCAGGTTCTAAGGCAGGCCAGGCTGGATTCCTCCAGCTCTGGCTTTTTACCTAAATAAGGCCTACTCTAAACTGCAATCAACAAAACAGAGGAAAGTGGTCTGATTTGGCTTGTGTGCCTAGGAAGAGATGAATGTGAGCTCAGAAGTCATGATAATATTGCAGTTAATACATTCAAAGGCTTTGAAGGTATATGAAGGTATATATCATCAAAACATAGAGACCACTCACATATTAAGGCTCAGTTTGAATCTGGAATTGAAAGACTCTTCTGAAGCCAGGTACTATACTGGAACCTATagttccagcactttggaggtggatGCAGAagtagggagttcaaggccagcccgagcTACAAGAGAGTCTATATTCAAAGCAACAATAATGacacaaaaaaaccctctggAAAGAGAAAGTGCAGAGAAATCCAACACTGCAGGAACACTCTTATGCTTTCTAAAAGAGTTCTTGGAGAATGTAAGTCATTACAGTGAAAATGACACCCACaaaagagaaagctgagcagCATCATAAACAGCGGGAGACAAAGAGAAGGGCAGACATTGGAGTGAAGAGAAAACTCGCCACTCAGTTAGAAGACTGTGGAAGGCAGGCTTGGTGGTCCAGTCTGTCCTCTCTGCTACTTATGAGAAGTTTAAGTTAAGCCTAGGTAACTCACCAGGTTTAAAagaggaggtgggggttgggctGGAATAtcagtcagtggtagagcacttgcctggcaagtgTGAGGTCTTAGGTTCGGAGCAAGAGAATGCATGATAATTTTGAACTAAAATCTATGGTGACTCATGAGTGAGAGCTGGGCCCGGGAGACGGTAACTGGTTGCAGGCTGAATAGACTTAGTCAGTGAGTTCAAAATCTGAAGGGCTCTGAAATATGAAATGctttatttctaaatgtaaaaatCTCTAAAATCTGAAGCAAttctagtattaaaaaaaaaagttgagaagaggagggaaagactaatttaaatttttaaaattatttttattttaaattatgtgtatatgtgtatgtgtgtgcatgcgtttgtgtgtgtgtgtgttggtatgttcACATGAGTACAGTCAGTGCCCAtacaggtcagaggtcagaagtaGACACTCTGGGTCtgaagttacaggctgttgtgaaccCCCCAACGTGAGTGTTGGAACCCCAACTCagcttctctgcaagagcaatatgttCTCTCAACCTtcgagccatccctccagcctcaacAACTCTGGCCTTAGTGTGATGTCCCTTTTCTGGTAATGGTTAAAGGATATGTGACCTCGCGTGAAGTTCTCGCTTTGTTTGGGAAGAGACTCCAGATCCTAGTGATATCCTGACGCTGacaaaaaaatgcaagtagacacCCTCTTACATCTAaaccataagtaaataaaacctcAAACATCCTAGTTGGTAGAGGAGATAAAGGGAGAGCAAAGCATATGGGGACAATGTGCAATAGGGTGAAACAATCCTAATAAAAGGGTAGCTAGGAAACAAGATGGCAGAAATAAGACTCTCAACATTTTAATGACATCtgtcacagaactagaaaaaaaaaaaaaaatcctaaaactcACATGGAAAACAGTTCTCAAAAGGAGgtacagagctgggtgtggtggcatgcacctttaatcccaggacttcggaggcagaggtaggcagatctttgagttcgaggccaacctggtctataaagtgagttccaggacagccagggctacacagagaaaccctgtcttgggggccGGGAGGAGTAGACACAGAAAGTGTGTGTTATCTTTAACAATGAGGGAAGTGTaaatcaagaggcagaggcaggcggatcgctgtgagtttgaggccagcctggtctacacagcgagtctaggacagtcaaggctacacagagaaaccctgtctcgaaaacctgACATCctatctcaccccagtcagaatgtcTGTCATCAGGAAAAAGGCAGCAAACGCTGGCCAAGACGCAGGTAGCAGGGACCTTCTCCACTAATGGCTGCAACAGAAGCAGGTGCTGTGACTATGAACATCAATCTGGAAATTGTTCAAAAGACTCAGAATGGAACCACAACATGGTCCTATGTACATGCCTCAGCGAGCACCACTTAGGCATAAAGAGGAATGAAATACTGTTGTTTgcagaaaaaaaggaagtagaaacCATCCCACTAGGCGaaataagccagattcagaaagatgAGCCTGTCATATGTGGaacctatattaaaaaaaaaaaaaaaaaaaaaagccaggagtggtggcacactcaggagaaagaggcaggcaaactctgagttcaaggccagcctggtctacatgataaaacaccctatctcaaacatatgtatatgtataggtatatgtaatgtatatgtgtatatgtgtgtatatgtaatatatatgtatatgtaatgtatatgtacaaaggagactatttggaaagaaaagaagagagaggtgaggggaCAAGAGGATAATGggagtaatttttttgtttgtttgtttgggtttttttgtttgtttgtttcttgagacagggtttctcttgtagtcctggctgtcctagactcgctctgcagaccaacctggccttgaactcacagagatccacctgactctgcctcccaagtgctggaattaaaggcatgtgccaccacacccggcttaatgGGAGTAATTGGATATATGCTTGAGGGTGTCATCACAAGGCCCGTTATTTTGTACAATATGTgctaataacatttttaaaagaattatagaAAATTATGAATGATCAAAGTCTGATATACCAGGGACAATTGCATGTAAAGCTGAAGGCACAGATGGCTGAAAGTCACTCTTGGCCTGAGAGGAGGGGTGACAGCTGAGCTGGGCAGCCTCTGTTTTGACTCACATACCTGGAAACACCTGGGGCAGACCCCAGTCCATGGCCTGCCACCCACCATCCCTAGGGGAGGCTGAGGCACCCAGCTCATGCTCTGAGGAAGGTACCTCGGCCTGCGTTCCTTATGCGTCAGCTCATGAAGGTAGGAGGTGTGCAGGGACAGAAAGTCTTACTCACTGTGGGGGAAGAGGTGTTCTGCCAGTGTGTGGCGGTGCAGGCAgatgtaggaggcagagagagagagagagagagagagagagagagagtctccaGATGGAAAACACCAGTGCAGCAGGATTACACGGAGCCTGCTGTAAGATCCAGTCCCACGGGCTAGCATTATACAAGTCTCAGGTGGGCGGACAGGCAGCATTGAAGGGTGCCAGCCTCAGTCTTTGATGTGTGTGTCCAGATtgactcctccttttcttcctcctctttttcctatctcttcttctcctcttccttctctctccccttcgcTCCCCCCCTGCACCCCTTGCTcttctcatctccctcccccttcccctctgctcccttcttccttctctttattcATCTAGATGTGGGTCGGGCCACCTGGATGTGGGCTAGCCGTCCAGATTTCAACCAGATGCTGAAGCTATGGCCTCCAACTTGAAAGcgtttcctccccctcctcctcctcctcctcctctctggctgTCCCAGCTTCCCTCTGACGTAGATGCAGACCTGTGAGGAGGGTCTCCTCATGGGAGGCCTCAGCATTCTGACTCCCAGCTCGTACCCACGGCACCTCATACTTGTGCCTCGTAACCTGGCCCCGCTCTGTGCTTTGTAGTGAGTGGCAGAGACCAGGAGGCAGGCACTGTTCCCTGGGATCTTCCCTCAGATGCAGAtccaagtgggggggggggctcaaaaAGATGTGCGGAAGCACAAGGCACATCCCATGATTCAGGCAAGGAATGCCATGACCTTGATGAAAAGTGCTTTAAAGAAAAGCACTAAAAATGGAATGTTCAGCCTTCACTGCTCAGGAGGAAACCAGGGTGATTTCTAGAGATGTGTACGCCCAAGGACCACATCtagagtggttttgttttgttttgtctttctgtaaTCTCCAGTCCTACTGTGGGCAGGAGGACAATCAAGCCTATTTTTCAGGCAAGTTCCGTGGGAAATCCTGCGCCTCCCTAGCTATAGGTTTGCATCTAACCACATTGTCTCACAGAGTATACATG
This genomic stretch from Acomys russatus chromosome 32, mAcoRus1.1, whole genome shotgun sequence harbors:
- the Mras gene encoding ras-related protein M-Ras, which gives rise to MATSAVPSDNLPTYKLVVVGDGGVGKSALTIQFFQKIFVPDYDPTIEDSYLKHTEIDNQWAILDVLDTAGQEEFSAMREQYMRTGDGFLIVYSVTDKASFEHVDRFHQLILRVKDRESFPMILVANKVDLMHLRKITREQGKEMATKHNIPYIETSAKDPPLNVDKAFHDLVRVIRQQIPEKSQKKKKKTKWRGDRATGTHKLQCAIL